From one Xiphophorus hellerii strain 12219 chromosome 18, Xiphophorus_hellerii-4.1, whole genome shotgun sequence genomic stretch:
- the olfcu1 gene encoding olfactory receptor CU1, with translation MGGPLNVTQALHLWVLFSIPFIALSGFSHSVEKRNILSTEERAEKRDGVLIEKMNDLQVEELSAIESASTQCVRVGDNERLALQMDGDVLIGGFFPLHYLASELQHSYQSKPQVPPCSGFDHRAFRWMMTMAFTVEEINNKSSLLPGVKLGYRLLDSCDNVHSSLRALFSLLTFSESAAGDEQMLGMRNTIDLTSEKEQTLLTTQDDETPRCLSGSPIPAVIGLASSSPTRAVAQVLGPFDIPLVSYFATCTCLNDKQVYPSFLRTVPSDLFQVGGLVQLVTFLGWQWVGTIGTTDDYSQYGIQEFSNHFRRNGGCVAFHLTIPKSPTAAETQDMADMLQISTANVVVVFAVEGQLWDLFLELSRRNVTGIQWVASEAWVTAGLLTFPNFHDLLEGTLGFSFPGVNIPGLKEFLLNVRPSPEPGMEYINMFWEEQFGCQLRFDLNVTNENEADTLDHRFNLDSQNVSVVTNERINADPKPVCTGSEDLSLTTSSYTDVSRVRISYNVYKAVFAIAHALHNLLNCGSAGINEGMCDKNREFTAGQLLYHLKRGNFTNQFQERVYFDANGEPVPLYDIINWQKDNKGEIRFVKVGGYDGSAPLGQQLKINGSAIVWTGGQSQVPVSQCSAPCRPGSRQARRPGKPQCCFDCLPCADGEISNQTGSTECIKCPDSYWSDKDKVKCVAGVEEFLSFSETMGIVLVLLTLLGVVLTAIITAIFHRFRTTPIVKANNSEISFLLLLSLKLCFLCSLVFIGQPSVWTCMLRQAAFGISFVICLSCLLVKTVVVLLAFRANVPSSGGLKLFGPTQQRTMIFCTTTPQICLCVGWLLGAPPFPVRNPTYQASYGKIVLECKEPWPLGFYLLLSYIGLLAFVCLLLAFLGRKLPDTFNEAKLITFSMLIFWAVWICFIPAYVSSPGKFSVAVEIFAILASSFGLLLCIFVPKCYIILLHPERNIRKGMTGKYR, from the exons ATGGGGGGTCCATTAAACGTTACTCAGGCACTGCatctttgggttttatttagcatTCCTTTCATTGCATTGTCAGGTTTTAGCCATTCTGTGGAAAAACGAAACATTTTGAGTACAGAAGaaagagcagagaaaagagaTGGCGTTTTGATAGAGAAAATGAATGATCTGCAGGTGGAGGAACTGAGTGCTATTGAATCTGCTTCAACTCAGTGCGTGAGAGTAGGAGACAATGAGCGTCTCGCCCTGCAGATGGACGGGGATGTTCTCATAGGGGGATTTTTCCCTTTGCACTACCTGGCCTCTGAGCTTCAGCACAGCTACCAAAGCAAACCCCAGGTCCCACCTTGCAGCGG ATTTGATCACAGAGCCTTCCGCTGGATGATGACGATGGCGTTTACTGTGGAGGAAATAAACAACAAGTCCAGCCTCCTACCTGGTGTCAAGCTCGGCTATCGCCTCTTGGACAGCTGTGACAACGTCCACAGCAGTCTGCGGGCCCTTTTCTCTTTACTTACTTTCTCAGAGTCTGCGGCTGGTGATGAGCAAATGTTGGGAATGAGAAACACGATAGACCTGACAAGCGAAAAGGAGCAAACATTATTAACAACACAGGATGATGAAACTCCCCGCTGTCTGTCTGGCTCTCCCATCCCCGCTGTCATTGGTCTCGCATCGTCTTCCCCTACAAGGGCTGTAGCTCAAGTTCTTGGCCCTTTCGACATCCCACTG GTGAGTTATTTTGCCACTTGCACCTGCCTCAACGACAAGCAAGTGTATCCGTCATTTTTGCGGACTGTGCCGAGCGACCTTTTTCAAGTCGGAGGTCTCGTACAGCTGGTCACATTCTTAGGATGGCAATGGGTGGGCACCATAGGGACGACA GATGACTACAGTCAGTACGGCATACAGGAGTTCTCCAATCACTTCAGACGCAACGGCGGCTGTGTGGCTTTTCACCTGACTATTCCGAAATCACCGACGGCGGCTGAGACTCAGGACATGGCCGACATGCTGCAGATTTCCACCGCAAACGTGGTGGTGGTTTTTGCGGTCGAGGGGCAACTTTGGGATTTGTTCCTGGAA CTTTCCCGTAGAAATGTAACAGGGATCCAGTGGGTGGCTAGTGAAGCCTGGGTGACGGCCGGCCTTCTGACGTTTCCGAACTTCCACGACCTTTTAGAGGGAACGCTCGGCTTCTCTTTCCCCGGAGTCAATATCCCTGGGTTGAAAGAGTTCCTCCTTAATGTCCGTCCGTCTCCCGAACCGGGAATGGAGTACATCAACATGTTCTGGGAGGAGCAGTTTGGATGTCAGCTCCGGTTCGATctaaatgtcactaatgaaaACGAGGCGGACACACTGGATCACAGATTCAATCTGGACTCTCAAAATGTGTCTGTTGTGACCAATGAACGGATAAATGCTGATCCAAAGCCTGTATGTACAGGCTCGGAAGACCTGAGTCTCACAACAAGCAGCTACACTGACGTATCTCGGGTCAGAATATCCTACAATGTGTATAAGGCTGTGTTTGCCATCGCCCACGCTCTCCACAACTTACTAAACTGTGGCTCTGCAGGAATAAATGAGGGTATGTGTGACAAAAACAGAGAATTCACTGCAGGACAG CTCCTGTACCATCTGAAGAGAGGAAATTTCACAAATCAGTTTCAGGAGAGAGTTTACTTTGACGCTAACGGAGAGCCGGTCCCTTTATATGACATCATTAACTGGCAGAAGGACAACAAGGGGGAAATCAG ATTTGTTAAAGTAGGAGGCTATGATGGTTCAGCTCCACTGGGGCAACAGCTGAAGATAAATGGCAGCGCTATTGTATGGACAGGAGGCCAGTCACAG GTGCCTGTTTCTCAGTGCAGCGCTCCATGTCGCCCCGGCAGCCGACAGGCCAGACGTCCAGGAAAACctcagtgttgctttgattgcCTGCCTTGTGCAGATGGAGAGATCAGCAACCAGACAG GCTCCACCGAGTGCATTAAATGCCCGGACTCCTACTGGTCCGACAAAGACAAGGTGAAATGCGTCGCAGGGGTTGAAGAGTTCCTGTCTTTCAGCGAGACCATGGGCATCGTCCTCGTTCTGCTGACCTTGCTCGGCGTCGTCCTGACAGCCATCATTACGGCCATCTTCCATCGTTTTCGCACCACGCCCATTGTTAAGGCCAACAACTCCGAAATAAGTTTCTTGCTTCTTCTGTCGCTGAAGCTTTGCTTCCTCTGTTCCCTGGTGTTCATTGGCCAACCCTCGGTGTGGACGTGCATGCTGCGCCAGGCGGCGTTTGGGATTAGCTTTGTCATCTGCCTGTCCTGTCTCCTGGTTAAGACTGTTGTGGTTCTTTTGGCTTTTCGGGCTAATGTACCGAGCTCCGGGGGTCTGAAACTGTTTGGTCCAACCCAACAGAGGACTATGATCTTCTGCACAACGACTCCTCAG ATTTGTCTGTGTGTTGGCTGGCTCTTGGGCGCACCTCCATTCCCTGTCAGGAACCCCACATATCAAGCTTCATATGGAAAA ATCGTTTTGGAGTGTAAGGAGCCATGGCCGCTTGGGTTTTACCTGCTGCTAAGCTACATCGGCCTGCTCGCGTTTGTGTGCCTCCTGCTGGCGTTCCTCGGACGGAAGCTGCCAGACACCTTCAACGAAGCCAAGCTCATCACCTTCAGTATGCTGATTTTCTGGGCGGTGTGGATCTGTTTCATCCCAGCTTACGTCAGCTCACCCGGAAAGTTCTCGGTAGCCGTGGAGATATTTGCAATATTAGCTTCCAGTTTTGGTCTTTTGTTGTGCATCTTTGTACCCAAATGTTACATAATTCTTCTCCACCCTGAAAGGAACATTAGAAAAGGTATGACTggaaaatatagataa
- the LOC116708127 gene encoding extracellular calcium-sensing receptor-like, protein MEMLLFIVLGLGLLEAKSVLAQRNSAGRPDTCSLQGAARLPAFSMDGDYVIGGVFSIHNSMHTVENNYTTAPESPSCSGRIDPREVRFARAMIFATEEINNSTELLADVSLGYQIHDSCASVPVAVHAAFQLSNGQDPVFYGGDNCSQSGVVMAVVAESGSTPSISISRIIGSFNIPQVSHYATCACLSDKKQYPTFFRTIPSDQFQADALAKLVKHFGWTWIGAVRSDSDYGNNGMAAFLDVALREGICVEYSEAFYRTNPRSKIQRVADIIRRSTATVVVAFAAIGEMKILLEELSRDPSPPRQWIGSEAWFTDMDMLRFTSCAGAIGVAIQQSVIPGFRNFLLDLSPSEVAASPVLSEFWEDAFNCTLRKSGDTQKRMCNGQEDLNTLKSPYTETSQLRITNMVYKAVYAIAHAIQAARSQKTNFTADKSIRLESEEVLTELKKVNFSQNGYHVSFDANGDPVAFYELVNWQKNERGAIEPVTVGFYDASLPEGQKFNINRNITWVEGSLEVPVSVCSESCPPGTRKVLQKGKPICCYDCIPCPEGEISNMTDSPDCFPCPREFWPNAEKDACFPKPVEFLSFDEVLSIILAVFSISGAFLAIITTVIFFHHRTTPIVRANNSELSFLLLFSLTLCFLCSLTFIGAPSEWSCMLRHTAFGITFVLCISCVLGKTIVVLMAFKATLPGNNVMKWFGPLQQRMTVVSFTFIQVIICIIWLVVSPPFPVKNLTTYKEKIILECALGSAVGFWAVLGYIGLLAVFCFVLAVLARKLPDNFNEAKMITFSMLIFCAVWITFIPAYVSSPGKFTVAVEIFAILASSFGLILCIFAPKCFIILFQPEKNTKKHLMNKN, encoded by the exons ATGGAgatgttattgtttattgttctGGGTCTGGGTCTGTTGGAGGCGAAGTCAGTATTGGCTCAGAGAAATTCAGCTGGTCGTCCAGATACATGTAGCCTGCAGGGTGCTGCTCGTTTACCTGCGTTCTCCATGGACGGGGACTACGTGATCGGCGGTGTTTTCTCCATCCACAACAGCATGCACACGGTGGAGAACAACTACACCACAGCACCCGAGTCTCCCAGCTGCTCAGGGAG AATAGACCCCCGTGAAGTGCGCTTTGCTCGCGCAATGATCTTCGCCACCGAGGAAATAAATAACAGCACAGAGCTTCTCGCCGACGTCAGTCTTGGGTATCAGATCCACGACTCGTGCGCCTCGGTGCCTGTGGCTGTGCATGCAGCATTTCAGCTGTCAAACGGCCAAGATCCTGTGTTTTATGGGGGTGACAATTGCTCTCAGTCTGGAGTGGTGATGGCTGTGGTGGCTGAGTCCGGGTCCACGCCATCCATCAGCATATCACGTATTATTGGGTCTTTTAACATTCCACAG gTGAGCCACTACGCCACGTGTGCCTGCCTATCGGATAAGAAACAGTATCCAACTTTTTTCAGAACCATTCCCAGTGATCAGTTTCAAGCTGACGCTCTGGCCAAGCTGGTGAAGCACTTTGGCTGGACTTGGATTGGAGCCGTCCGGTCGGACTCAGATTATGGAAATAACGGCATGGCGGCTTTTCTAGACGTCGCACTCAGAGAGGGGATCTGCGTGGAGTACTCTGAAGCCTTTTATCGGACCAACCCGCGCAGTAAAATCCAAAGAGTTGCTGATATTATCAGAAG GTCCACAGCAACAGTTGTGGTGGCATTTGCAGCTATCGGAGAGATGAAGATCCTGTTGGAAGAACTGTCACGAGATCCTTCGCCGCCTCGTCAGTGGATCGGAAGCGAGGCCTGGTTCACTGACATGGATATGTTACGTTTCACTTCCTGTGCTGGGGCCATTGGAGTGGCTATTCAGCAATCTGTCATTCCTGGGTTTAGAAATTTCCTTCTGGATCTCTCTCCCTCTGAAGTGGCTGCTTCCCCTGTACTCTCTGAGTTCTGGGAGGATGCGTTCAATTGCACGCTAAGAAAAA GTGGAGATACACAAAAGAGAATGTGCAATGGACAAGAGGATTTAAACACACTTAAGAGCCCGTACACTGAAACGTCACAGTTGAGAATTACTAACATGGTGTACAAGGCTGTTTATGCAATAGCTCATGCTATTCAAGCCGCACGGTctcaaaaaactaatttcactGCTGACAAATCCATCAGGCTGGAGTCTGAAGAG GTTTTAACTGAGCTGAAGAAAGTCAACTTTTCCCAAAATGGCTATCATGTGTCATTTGATGCGAATGGGGATCCAGTGGCTTTTTACGAACTGGTGAACTGGCAGAAGAATGAGAGAGGAGCCATTGAGCCGGTGACAGTGGGGTTTTATGACGCATCGCTGCCAGAAGGCCAGAAGTTCAATATCAACAGAAACATAACCTGGGTGGAAGGTAGCTTAGAG GTTCCAGTGTCAGTTTGCTCAGAGAGTTGTCCTCCAGGAACTCGTAAAGTGTTGCAGAAAGGAAAACCAATCTGCTGCTATGACTGTATACCATGTCCTGAAGGAGAGATCAGTAATATGACAG ATTCTCCTGATTGCTTCCCATGTCCCAGAGAGTTCTGGCCAAATGCCGAAAAAGATGCTTGTTTCCCCAAACCTGTGGAGTTTCTTTCCTTCGATGAAGTCCTGTCAATCATCCTGGCTGTATTCTCCATCAGTGGAGCCTTTCTGGCCATCATTACAACAGTGATTTTCTTCCATCACAGAACAACTCCGATTGTCAGAGCCAACAACTCAGAGctgagcttcctgctgctcttctctCTGACTCTGTGTTTCTTATGTTCATTAACTTTCATTGGAGCCCCCTCTGAGTGGTCCTGCATGCTGCGGCACACAGCGTTTGGCATCACATTTGTTCTCTGTATCTCCTGTGTTCTTGGGAAAACTATAGTGGTTCTAATGGCCTTTAAAGCTACACTTCCTGGTAACAATGTCATGAAATGGTTCGGTCCTCTTCAACAAAGAATGACTGTAGtgtcttttacatttattcaagtTATAATATGTATCATTTGGTTGGTTGTGAGTCCTCCCTTCCCAGTGAAAAATCTGACCACCTACAAGGAGAAGATCATCCTGGAATGTGCGTTAGGCTCTGCTGTTGGTTTCTGGGCTGTGCTCGGCTACATCGGCCTGCTGgctgtgttttgctttgtgttagcTGTTCTAGCTCGGAAACTACCTGATAATTTCAATGAAGCCAAGATGATAACCTTCAGCATGTTGATATTCTGTGCGGTCTGGATCACCTTCATCCCAGCTTATGTCAGCTCTCCTGGAAAATTTACTGTGGCTGTGGAGATATTTGCTATTCTGGCCTCCAGTTTTGGACTGATACTGTGTATATTTGCTCCAAagtgtttcattattttgtttcagccaGAAAagaacaccaaaaaacatttaatgaataaaaactaa
- the LOC116737437 gene encoding extracellular calcium-sensing receptor-like, with translation MRLIDAILLLFLSLFRGNHGSSAPLDGCAFLGEEERKSLYEDGDVVIGGLFPLHYSPVSSPLTYNVKPIPSTYNYFSARALRWMQTMTFAIKEINERTDLLPRLKLGFHIRDSCDDIPVSLKASLLLANGQPEGLKGNAGQDEATGLGCEAVNRTVSSVIIGDAGSGVSMALLRSLGSFHIPLVSYFASCSCLSNQREFPTFMRTMPSDAFQIKALAQLVRYFGWTWVGVIGVESDYARFAIQLFLQESVRYGVCAAYTHFYPVGLSHQAIKKLLNVVQMTSSKVIINFSGEAEMQDILREMQRRNLTGFQWIASEAWATSKSLWENSANLLKGTLGFAIQRAAVIPGLQQHLAALTPSAIHRIAFLAEFWEETFNCRLNGSANAHNHGLGSQHSRMPCKGTEGLRDVYSPYSDVTQLRVSYNVYKAVYLVAYALQDMSNCKAGEGPFVKNTCADPKNFKPWQLLHYMKLANFSTLGEEVNFDKNGDPIAYYDLMNWQTGPDGSLHLVKVGFYDASFPAGSSLVINDSVIMWPVGKQALRSVCSSSCPPGSRIARRKGEPICCYDCVPCAEGEFSNTTDSLDCSRCSGDTWPNKARDLCIPKRVEYLSYHEFMGVLLCAASVLGAGVSLVIIAIFYTYKDTALVRANNMELSFLLLVFLTICFLVGLLFLGKPSEWLCRIRYPAFGISFALCLSCLLAKTVVVLMAFRSRLPGSPVMKWFGTKQQRASVLLGTTVQVIVCFIWLLTSPPHANHNKDYHSSTIVVECVTGSEVGFWLVLGYIGVLACMCLVLAFMARKLPDNFNEAKFITFSILIFFAVWVTFIPVYMSTGGKYIVAVHVFAILASASGLLLCIFAPKCYIILLKPEKNSKKFLMQR, from the exons ATGCGACTGATAGATGCAattctccttctctttctgtctctatTCAGAGGAAATCATGGCTCATCTGCTCCTCTTGATGGTTGTGCTTTCCTgggagaagaagagagaaaaagtctTTATGAGGATGGTGATGTAGTTATCGGGGGTCTATTCCCTTTACATTACAGTCCTGTGTCATCTCCTCTCACATATAACGTAAAGCCTATACCTAGTACTTATAACTA CTTCAGCGCTCGTGCCCTGCGCTGGATGCAGACGATGACTTTTGCGATCAAAGAGATAAACGAACGCACGGATCTCCTGCCGCGACTCAAGCTGGGTTTCCACATCCGTGACAGCTGCGATGATATACCCGTTTCCCTGAAAGCCTCCTTGCTGTTGGCGAACGGACAGCCAGAGGGCTTGAAGGGAAATGCGGGTCAGGATGAAGCCACTGGTTTAGGGTGCGAGGCTGTCAACAGAACGGTGTCCTCAGTTATCATAGGAGACGCTGGCTCTGGTGTCTCCATGGCTCTGCTACGAAGTCTGGGTTCTTTCCATATTCCACTG GTGAGCTATTTTGCTTCCTGCAGCTGCCTGAGTAATCAGAGGGAATTCCCCACATTCATGAGGACAATGCCCAGTGACGCCTTCCAGATAAAAGCCCTGGCCCAGCTGGTCCGCTACTTTGGCTGGACTTGGGTGGGAGTAATCGGTGTGGAATCCGATTATGCTCGCTTCGCCATCCAGCTTTTCCTCCAGGAATCGGTGCGCTACGGTGTGTGTGCTGCCTACACACATTTCTACCCCGTAGGCCTAAGCCACCAGGCCATTAAAAAGCTTCTGAATGTTGTTCAG ATGACTTCTTCAAAAGTCATCATTAATTTTTCTGGTGAGGCAGAGATGCAGGACATCCTCAGAGAGATGCAACGTCGAAACCTGACCGGCTTCCAGTGGATCGCCAGTGAGGCCTGGGCGACCTCCAAGTCGCTGTGGGAAAACTCAGCCAATCTTCTGAAGGGAACTCTAGGATTTGCCATACAGAGAGCTGCTGTGATTCCTGGGCTGCAGCAACATCTTGCGGCTCTCACACCGTCAGCTATTCATCGAATCGCTTTCTTGGCAGAATTTTGGGAGGAAACGTTCAACTGCCGGCTGAACGGATCCGCGAACGCTCACAATCACGGGTTGGGAAGCCAACACAGCAGAATGCCATGCAAGGGGACTGAAGGCTTACGTGACGTTTACTCTCCGTATTCTGATGTGACACAACTCCGGGTTTCATACAACGTCTACAAAGCCGTGTATCTCGTAGCCTACGCCTTGCAAGATATGAGTAATTGCAAAGCTGGAGAGGGGCCGTTCGTCAAAAACACTTGTGCAGATCCAAAAAATTTTAAACCCTGGCAG CTCCTTCACTACATGAAGCTTGCAAATTTTTCCACACTGGGGGAGGAAGTCAACTTTGATAAGAATGGTGACCCGATTGCTTATTATGATCTGATGAACTGGCAGACGGGGCCTGACGGCTCTCTACATTTGGTAAAAGTTGGTTTTTATGACGCCTCATTTCCCGCCGGAAGCAGCTTGGTCATAAACGACTCAGTGATCATGTGGCCGGTTGGAAAGCAG GCTCTCCGGtctgtgtgcagcagcagctgtcctCCAGGTTCTCGTATTGCCAGGAGAAAAGGGGAACCTATCTGCTGTTATGACTGTGTGCCCTGTGCCGAAGGAGAATTTAGTAATACAACCG ATTCTTTAGATTGCTCGCGTTGCTCTGGGGACACATGGCCCAACAAAGCCAGAGATCTCTGCATCCCTAAAAGAGTGGAGTATCTGTCTTACCATGAGTTCATGGGGGTGCTGCTGTGCGCTGCCTCTGTTCTGGGAGCTGGCGTTTCCCTGGTGATCATTGCCATATTCTACACATATAAGGACACAGCACTCGTTCGAGCAAATAACATGGAGTTGAGCTTCCTCCTTTTGGTGTTTCTCACCATATGCTTCCTTGTCGGCCTGCTGTTCCTCGGTAAGCCTTCAGAGTGGCTATGTCGGATCAGGTATCCAGCCTTTGGGATCAGTTTTGCACTCTGCCTTTCATGCCTTCTAGCCAAGACAGTGGTGGTTCTAATGGCGTTTAGGTCGAGATTACCAGGAAGTCCTGTCATGAAATGGTTTGGAACCAAACAACAGAGAGCCAGTGTGCTCTTGGGAACCACTGTCCAG gttattgtctgttttatttggttGCTTACCAGTCCGCCTCATGCCAATCACAATAAGGACTACCATAGCTCTACAATCGTCGTCGAATGTGTGACTGGTTCAGAAGTTGGCTTCTGGCTTGTTCTTGGATACATTGGAGTCCTGGCTTGCATGTGCCTCGTGTTGGCCTTTATGGCAAGAAAGCTGCCTGATAATTTTAATGAGGCGAAGTTCATCACCTTCAGCATCCtcattttctttgctgtttggGTTACTTTTATCCCAGTTTACATGAGCACTGGTGGAAAATACATTGTAGCTGTCcatgtttttgctattttagcTTCAGCCTCTGGACTTCTCCTTTGCATTTTTGCCCCAAAGTGCTACATAATTTTGCTTAAACCTGAAAAGAACAGTAAAAAATTTCTAATGCAAAGGTAG
- the LOC116737253 gene encoding extracellular calcium-sensing receptor-like yields the protein MTISMPLLALFSLIFYVSVLSFTPLPVSRYTSTAPTAAEDCVLRNSFQPAFVAEGDFIIGGIFPLHYNQEMPDQNYTYTPPPVKCNGFDPRAFRWVQTMRPAVEEINESTQLLPNHTLGYKIFDSCAYPLTGQRAALAVLNGLSEADSPMCSGASPMLAVIGESGSAQSIVVSRLLRPFRIPMISYFSSCACFTDRRQYPTFFRVIPNDDYQVKAIAQLLQHFNWTWVGLIRGDHEYGRFAVQGLLRELQGSSVCVAYQEMIPLLYNTQRALEIMQVMRRSLAKVVVVFSAEGEMTPFLRDYMKQNITGIQWVASEAWVTASVFTGREFYPYLGGTIGFGVRKGHIAQLSDYLQTVNPQRYPNNVLVGELWEALYGCSPFPSYANPFPVCSGQEVLLKQHSAYMNTSSPRVAYNVYKAVYAVAHSLHNLLLCQPGNGPFENDSCAQSNKILPWQLQYYLQEVKFDMAGEEVNFDLKGDSVPYYDIINWQRGTTGSIEFVNVGLFDGTKPGGEELVIQEERIMWAGHQSEQVPGSVCSPSCPPGSRKAVRRGEPVCCFDCVPCDSGKISNQTNSVECIFCPEDFWSNQDRTSCIPKKVEFLAYDALGIPLTVISVVGASLTIGVFVVFFYHRSTAVVRVNNSELSFFILLALTLCFLCSLVFIGEPTVWSCMLRHTAFSITFSLCISCILGKTLVVLAAFTATRPGDNIMKWFGPKQQRAIIFSCTLVQVVICAAWLIDAPPYPIRNTKYERSKIILECSVGSSLAFWCVLGYIGLQACLCFVLAFLARKLPGNFNEAKYITFSMLIFSAVWLAFVPAYISAPGNYAGAVESFAILASSFGLLFCLFAPKCYIILLKPEKNTKQHLMGKEKR from the exons ATGACTATCAGCATGCCTCTACtcgctttattttctttgattttctaTGTCAGTGTCTTGTCTTTCACACCCCTCCCTGTTTCTAGATACACGTCCACAGCTCCAACTGCAGCTGAAGACTGCGTTCTCCGAAACAGCTTTCAGCCGGCCTTTGTTGCAGAAGGCGACTTTATAATCGGAGGGATTTTTCCTCTTCATTATAACCAGGAAATGCCTGATCAGAACTACACCTACACACCACCACCAGTGAAGTGCAACGG GTTTGATCCCAGGGCTTTCCGCTGGGTCCAGACCATGAGGCCGGCAGTGGAGGAGATAAACGAGAGCACACAGCTGCTGCCAAATCACACCCTGGGTTACAAAATTTTTGATTCTTGTGCATACCCGCTGACTGGTCAGAGGGCCGCTCTGGCTGTGCTGAACGGGCTGAGTGAGGCCGACTCTCCCATGTGCTCTGGAGCCTCTCCGATGCTGGCTGTGATCGGGGAATCAGGATCTGCTCAGTCCATCGTGGTTTCCAGACTCCTGCGGCCATTCAGGATCCCTATG ATCAGCTACTTCTCATCGTGCGCCTGCTTCACCGACAGAAGACAGTATCCCACATTTTTCAGAGTAATTCCTAATGATGACTACCAG GTGAAGGCCATTGCTCAACTTCTGCAGCACTTCAACTGGACTTGGGTCGGGCTCATTCGAGGAGACCATGAATACGGGCGTTTTGCGGTGCAAGGTTTACTGAGGGAGTTACAgggcagcagtgtgtgtgtagCTTACCAAGAAATGATCCCCCTACTGTACAACACACAGCGGGCACTGGAGATTATGCag gtcatGCGGCGCTCTTTGGCAAAAGTAGTGGTGGTATTCTCAGCCGAAGGGGAAATGACGCCGTTCCTCAGGGACTACATGAAGCAGAACATCACCGGAATCCAGTGGGTGGCGAGTGAAGCCTGGGTCACGGCGTCTGTCTTTACAGGAAGGGAGTTTTACCCCTACCTGGGGGGCACCATTGGCTTTGGCGTCAGAAAAGGTCACATTGCTCAACTCAGTGACTACCTGCAGACAGTCAACCCTCAGCGATATCCCAACAATGTTCTGGTGGGCGAGCTGTGGGAGGCTCTGTATGGCTGCAGCCCTTTTCCGTCCTATGCCAACCCTTTCCCAGTTTGTTCAGGGCAAGAGGTGCTGCTGAAGCAGCACTCAGCCTACATGAACACATCCAGCCCCAGGGTGGCCTACAATGTCTACAAAGCTGTGTACGCAGTCGCTCATTCACTGCACAACCTCCTTCTTTGTCAACCCGGCAACGGGCCTTTTGAAAACGATTCATGTGCTCAAAGCAACAAGATACTCCCCTGGCAG CTTCAGTACTACCTGCAAGAAGTGAAGTTCGACATGGCTGGGGAGGAGGTAAACTTCGACCTGAAGGGCGACTCGGTGCCGTACTATGACATTATCAACTGGCAGAGAGGCACGACTGGAAGTATTGAGTTTGTCAACGTGGGGTTGTTCGACGGGACTAAGCCTGGTGGAGAGGAGCTGGTGATCCAGGAGGAAAGAATAATGTGGGCAGGTCATCAGAGTGAG CAG GTGCCAGGGTCTGTGTGCAGTCCCAGCTGCCCTCCAGGCTCCAGGAAAGCTGTCCGTCGTGGGGAGCCTGTATGCTGCTTTGACTGTGTACCATGTGACAGCGGCAAAATTAGCAATCAGACAA ACTCAGTAGAATGCATATTTTGTCCTGAGGACTTCTGGTCCAACCAAGACAGAACAAGCTGCATCCCCAAGAAGGTGGAGTTTTTGGCCTATGATGCCTTGGGCATACCCCTGACAGTCATTTCAGTAGTGGGCGCCTCTCTCACTATCGGTGTTTTTGTCGTGTTTTTCTACCACAGAAGCACGGCAGTCGTGCGAGTGAACAACTCGGAACTCAGCTTTTTCATCCTGTTGGCTCTAACGCTTTGCTTCCTgtgttctcttgtttttatcGGAGAGCCCACCGTTTGGTCCTGCATGCTCCGTCACACAGCCTTTAGCATCACGTTTTCGCTCTGCATCTCCTGCATCCTGGGAAAGACTCTGGTCGTTTTGGCTGCATTCACGGCCACCAGGCCGGGGGACAACATCATGAAGTGGTTCGGGCCCAAGCAGCAGCGAGCCATTATTTTCAGCTGCACTCTCGTCCAGGTGGTGATCTGTGCCGCCTGGCTCATTGACGCCCCACCTTATCCAATTCGAAACACCAAATACGAACGCTCAAAGATCATACTGGAGTGCAGCGTTGGGTCGAGTCTTGCATTCTGGTGCGTTTTAGGATACATTGGCCTCCAGGCGTGTCTCTGCTTTGTGCTGGCATTCCTGGCTCGAAAGTTGCCCGGAAACTTCAACGAGGCCAAGTACATCACCTTTAGTATGCTGATCTTCTCCGCTGTGTGGCTCGCTTTCGTCCCTGCTTACATAAGCGCCCCCGGAAACTATGCAGGTGCAGTTGAGTCCTTCGCCATTTTGGCCTCCAGCTTTGGGTTATTGTTTTGCCTGTTTGCCCCAAAATGTTACATTATTTTGCTAAAGccagagaaaaatacaaagcagCACCTCATGGGTAAAGAAAAACggtaa